In the Brevundimonas mediterranea genome, TTCTCGCCGGCCCGACCTGGGCTGACCCCGCCCCCGCGTTCGAAACCTTGCTCGCCCAGATCGGGCTTACGCCCTCCGCCGTCGAAGCTGACGCCCTGTTGGACGCGGCCGAGGCGCGTGTCCACCAAGCGCGGGTGCCACCTAATCCGACGCTTAGTCTTGAAGCCGAGAACGCTTTCGGCAGCAGCCCCTTCAGCGGCTACGACAAGGCCGAGACGACCCTGTCGTTCAGTCAGGACCTAGAACTGTGGGGCCGTCGCAGCGCCCGCGTCGGTGCGGCGCGCGCCGACGCCGCCACGGCGTCTCTCCGACGAGACCAGGCGACGGTCGAAGCCGCCGCGCGTCTTGCGCTTGTCTACGCCGAGGCCGAAGCCGCGCAACGCCGCTACGATCTCGCGGAAGAGGCGCTTGCCGTCACGATCGCCGACGCGCGCGCTGCCCTCATCCTGGTTGAGGAGGGTCGCGAGCCAATGCTCCGGGGCATCCAGGGAGAAACGGAGGCCGCCGCCGCCCGCGCCGCCCGCGACGAAGCCGGGGCCGAACGCGACGCCGCCTTCGCCCGTCTGACCGCCGTCGCCATGTCGATCACGCCGCTGACCTCGATCGAGACCAGCTTGATCGACCGCA is a window encoding:
- a CDS encoding TolC family protein — encoded protein: MTSLHRRPPRFAVGCAWAAFAALLAGPTWADPAPAFETLLAQIGLTPSAVEADALLDAAEARVHQARVPPNPTLSLEAENAFGSSPFSGYDKAETTLSFSQDLELWGRRSARVGAARADAATASLRRDQATVEAAARLALVYAEAEAAQRRYDLAEEALAVTIADARAALILVEEGREPMLRGIQGETEAAAARAARDEAGAERDAAFARLTAVAMSITPLTSIETSLIDRTPTSAETPASATPQVRVAEAERAAAESRIAVERVRAAPDVTASVGVRRYEAEDATALTFGLSLPLPLFDRNRGNIEAAQADFRAASARLMSARQDAEADRNAAQARLRASASRVSAADAGVTAGEEAYRLSRIGFEAGRISQLELRSSRAALISARNAAVDARLARVRAEIDLARLQGRAAFGTSQ